In the genome of Vicia villosa cultivar HV-30 ecotype Madison, WI linkage group LG7, Vvil1.0, whole genome shotgun sequence, one region contains:
- the LOC131620121 gene encoding uncharacterized protein LOC131620121, translating into MKEDESIHDFHMNILDITNASGALGEKISDAKMVRKILKYLPKGFDMKVITIEKTQDINTMKVDDLMGSFQTFEMRLGEKCEKKNYLAFVSNAESLEDKSEDLSEDLVLLGRQFKKVYQGKGVQCHECEGYGHIKAECPTYLKRHSKGQTVSWSEDESESDTETAKHVITLSGVCDEESDSEELTFDNISKAYKELCLKSIKVDKHVEDQKRIIAQLHNEKVKQRSIISELKGEVTLLNSKLDNMTRSVRMLNNRSNVLDKILQIGKNVGNNYIKPRSTSYVTFGDGSKCEIKGVGKLDHAGQPGLDNFLLVKGLIANLISISQLCDQGLKVNFNQSECVVTNGEGGVVMKGTRSKDN; encoded by the exons ATGAAAGAAGATGAGAGTATTCATGACTTTCACATGAATATTTTGGATATTACCAATGCCTCTGGTGCACTTGGAGAGAAGATATCTGATGCCAAGATGGTTAGAAAAATTCTCAAATATCTACCTAAGGGGTTTGACATGAAGGTCATTACTATTGAGAAAACCCAAGATATAAACACCATGAAGGTTGATGATCTTATGGGATCctttcaaacctttgagatgagacttggtGAAAAGTGTGAAAAGAAGAATTACTTAGCATTTGTGTCCAATGCTGAGAGTTTAGAAGACAAAAGTGAAGATCTATCAGAAGATCTTGTGCTACTCGGTAGACAATTCAAGAAG GTCTATCAAGGAAAAGGAGTCCAGTGCCACGAGTGTGAGGGATATGGTCACATAAAAGCTGAATGTCCTacatatctcaagaggcatagTAAGGGGCAGACTGTGTCATGGTCAGAAGATGAGTCTGAAAGTGACACTGAAACTGCCAAACATGTCATTACCCTATCTGGAGTATGCGATGAAGAATCAGATAGTGAAGAGTTGACATTTGACAATATTTCCAAAGCATATAAGGAATTATGCCTCAAAAGTATTAAAGTTGATAAACACGTTGAAGATCAAAAGAGGATTATTGCTCAGCTCCATAATGAGAAGGTGAAGCAGCGGTCTATCATCTCAGAGCTGAAAGGAGAGGTTACATTGCTCAACTCTAAATTGGACAACATGACTAGGTCTGTTAGAATGCTCAACAATAGGTCAAATGTGCTAGATAAGATTCTTCAAATTGGGAAGAATGTTGGTAACaact ATATCAAGCCTCGTTCTACCAGTTATGTCACTTTTGGAGATGGatcaaaatgtgaaataaaaggtgtTGGTAAGCTAGACCATGCAGGACAACCTGGTCTTGACAATTTTTTGCTTGTTAAAGGGCTAATTGCGAATTTGATTAGCATTagtcaactatgtgatcaaggtctcaaagttaactttaACCAGTCTGAATGTGTTGTGACAAACGGGGAAGGTGGAGTTGTCATGAAGGGAaccagatccaaagataactaa